One window from the genome of Rariglobus hedericola encodes:
- a CDS encoding efflux RND transporter permease subunit, giving the protein MARFFIDRPIFAWVIAIVIMVAGVLSIVGLPISQYPSIAPPAITINAVYPGASAKTLEDTVTQVIEQKLSGIDNLRYMEATSDSAGNVAITLTFNNGTNADTAQVQVQNKLSLAMPLLPQEVQQQGVRVDKSVRNFLLVVGFISTDGSLNTADLGDLVVGSIQDPLSRVPGVGDIQVFGTQYAMRVWLDPNKLVNFRLTTAEVADAIRAQNAQVSAGQLGGLPAVKEQLLNATIVAQTRLQTAGEFEKILLRVNPDGSRVLLKDVARIELGSESYTRDARFSGQPAVGMAIRPATGSNALETVDAIRARIAELEPFFPPGVKTVYPLDTTPFVRLSIHEVIKTLVEAVILVFLVMYLFLQNFRATLIPTIAVPVVLLGTFAIMAIAGFSINTLTLFGVVLAIGLLVDDAIVVVENVERIMSEEGLSPVEATRKSMDQITGALVGIGMVLSAVFIPMAFFGGSTGVIYRQFSITIVSAMALSVIVAIVLTPALCATMLKPIAKGHHASDRGFFGWFNKIFDRNADRYAKGVGGLVKRGKRSMLVYTILLVVLGWLFVRTPTGFLPAEDQGIMYVQAQLPPGSTVAQSLAVLEKIEHHFLVDEKESVEGMFGVTGFSFSGSGQNQVFGFVRLKDWDERKRADQKVDAIQKRAMGKFSQIKEAFTVAFVPPAVFELGSATGFDFRLTDNANQGHEALMAARDQFLGLARQHPALASVRANGLDDTPQYRLAIDQEKAGALGLSLAEINRTLSTVWGSSYVNDFIDKGRVKKVYLQGDAPFRMLPSDVDLWYVRNSTGGMVPFSAFSTASWTYGSPKLERFNGTPSIAILGEPAPGHSSGEAMDTIVELSKKLPPGFGIQWSGLSYEERLSGSQAPALYAISILIVFLCLAALYESWSIPASVIMVIPLGVLGTLIGALLRSMPNDVYFQVGLLTIAGLSAKNAILIVEFAKENYEKGMSLAEAAVHAARQRLRPILMTSLAFGLGVTPLAIASGAGSGSQNAIGTGVLAGTISATILGIFLIPVFFVVVLSVFHVKPKKTE; this is encoded by the coding sequence ATGGCCCGCTTCTTCATCGACCGTCCCATCTTCGCCTGGGTCATCGCCATCGTCATCATGGTGGCCGGCGTCCTTTCCATCGTCGGCCTGCCGATCTCGCAATACCCAAGCATCGCCCCGCCCGCGATCACCATCAATGCCGTCTATCCCGGCGCCTCCGCCAAGACCCTCGAAGACACCGTCACGCAGGTCATCGAGCAAAAGCTCAGCGGCATCGACAACCTCCGCTACATGGAGGCCACCAGTGACTCCGCCGGCAACGTCGCGATCACCCTCACGTTCAACAACGGCACCAACGCCGACACCGCCCAGGTCCAGGTTCAGAACAAGCTTTCCCTCGCCATGCCGCTCCTCCCGCAGGAGGTGCAGCAGCAGGGCGTGCGCGTCGACAAATCCGTCCGCAACTTCCTGCTCGTCGTCGGCTTCATTTCCACCGACGGCTCCCTCAACACCGCCGACCTTGGTGACTTGGTCGTCGGTTCTATTCAGGATCCGCTCAGCCGCGTTCCCGGCGTCGGCGACATTCAGGTATTCGGAACCCAATACGCCATGCGCGTGTGGCTCGACCCGAACAAGCTCGTCAACTTCCGGCTCACCACCGCCGAGGTGGCCGACGCCATCCGCGCCCAAAACGCCCAGGTCTCCGCCGGTCAGCTCGGCGGTCTGCCTGCGGTGAAAGAACAGCTCCTCAACGCCACCATCGTCGCCCAGACCCGCCTGCAGACGGCCGGCGAGTTCGAGAAGATTCTCCTGCGCGTCAATCCCGACGGCTCCCGCGTGCTTCTCAAAGATGTCGCCCGCATCGAACTGGGCAGCGAGAGCTACACCCGTGACGCCCGATTCAGCGGACAACCCGCGGTCGGCATGGCCATTCGTCCCGCCACCGGTTCCAACGCCCTTGAAACCGTCGACGCCATCCGCGCCCGTATCGCCGAACTCGAACCGTTTTTTCCGCCCGGCGTAAAGACCGTGTATCCGTTGGATACGACGCCGTTCGTCCGACTCTCCATTCACGAGGTGATCAAGACCCTCGTCGAGGCCGTCATCCTGGTGTTCCTGGTGATGTATCTCTTCCTTCAAAATTTCCGCGCCACGCTCATTCCGACCATCGCGGTGCCGGTCGTGTTGCTAGGCACGTTCGCCATCATGGCGATTGCCGGTTTCTCCATCAACACCCTCACGCTCTTCGGCGTAGTGCTGGCGATCGGTCTCCTCGTGGACGACGCCATCGTCGTCGTCGAAAACGTGGAGCGTATCATGTCCGAGGAAGGACTGTCTCCCGTCGAGGCCACGCGAAAATCCATGGACCAGATCACCGGCGCCCTCGTCGGAATCGGCATGGTGCTCTCCGCCGTGTTTATCCCGATGGCGTTTTTCGGCGGCTCCACCGGCGTGATTTACCGCCAGTTCTCCATCACCATCGTGTCGGCCATGGCCCTGTCCGTAATCGTCGCCATCGTGCTCACACCCGCGCTCTGCGCCACGATGCTCAAGCCCATCGCCAAGGGCCACCACGCCTCTGATCGCGGTTTCTTCGGCTGGTTCAACAAGATCTTTGATCGCAACGCCGACCGTTACGCCAAGGGCGTCGGCGGCCTCGTGAAACGCGGCAAGCGTTCGATGCTGGTCTACACCATTCTCCTTGTCGTGCTCGGCTGGCTCTTCGTCCGCACTCCCACGGGCTTTCTGCCCGCCGAGGACCAGGGCATCATGTATGTGCAGGCGCAGCTTCCTCCCGGCTCCACCGTGGCGCAGTCGCTGGCCGTTCTCGAAAAAATCGAGCACCACTTCCTCGTGGACGAAAAGGAATCCGTCGAAGGCATGTTCGGCGTCACCGGCTTCAGTTTCTCCGGCTCCGGCCAAAACCAGGTCTTCGGCTTCGTCCGTCTCAAGGACTGGGACGAGCGCAAACGCGCCGACCAAAAAGTCGATGCCATCCAAAAGCGTGCCATGGGTAAGTTCTCGCAAATCAAAGAGGCTTTCACCGTCGCCTTCGTGCCACCCGCCGTGTTCGAACTCGGCAGCGCCACCGGTTTCGATTTCCGCCTCACCGACAACGCCAACCAGGGCCACGAGGCGCTCATGGCCGCGCGCGATCAATTCCTCGGGCTCGCCCGCCAGCATCCCGCGCTCGCCAGCGTGCGCGCCAACGGTCTCGACGACACCCCGCAGTATCGTCTCGCGATCGATCAGGAAAAAGCCGGTGCCCTCGGTCTGTCCCTCGCCGAAATCAACCGCACGCTCTCGACCGTCTGGGGATCCTCCTACGTCAACGACTTCATCGACAAGGGCCGCGTGAAAAAAGTCTACCTTCAGGGTGACGCCCCGTTCCGCATGCTGCCGTCCGACGTCGATCTTTGGTATGTGCGCAATTCCACCGGCGGCATGGTGCCGTTCTCCGCCTTCTCCACCGCGAGCTGGACCTATGGCTCGCCCAAGCTGGAGCGTTTCAACGGCACGCCTTCGATCGCCATTCTCGGCGAACCCGCCCCCGGCCACAGTTCGGGCGAAGCGATGGACACCATTGTCGAACTCTCCAAAAAACTCCCGCCCGGCTTCGGCATCCAGTGGAGCGGCCTGTCGTATGAAGAGCGTCTCTCCGGCTCGCAGGCGCCCGCGCTCTACGCGATCTCGATCCTCATCGTGTTCCTGTGTCTTGCCGCGCTCTACGAGAGTTGGTCCATCCCCGCGTCGGTCATCATGGTCATCCCGCTCGGCGTGCTTGGCACGCTCATCGGCGCTCTCCTGCGCAGCATGCCCAACGACGTTTATTTCCAGGTCGGCCTGCTCACCATCGCCGGTCTCTCCGCGAAAAACGCCATCCTCATCGTCGAGTTCGCCAAGGAAAACTACGAGAAAGGCATGAGCCTCGCCGAAGCGGCCGTCCACGCCGCCCGTCAGCGTCTGCGCCCGATCCTGATGACCTCACTTGCCTTCGGTCTCGGCGTGACTCCGCTCGCCATCGCCAGCGGCGCCGGCTCGGGCAGTCAAAACGCCATCGGCACCGGCGTCCTCGCCGGCACGATCAGCGCAACCATCCTCGGTATTTTCCTTATCCCGGTATTTTTCGTGGTCGTGCTCAGCGTCTTCCACGTGAAGCCGAAAAAGACCGAGTAA
- a CDS encoding cysteine desulfurase family protein — protein sequence MPYFDHNATTPLAAVARETWLRAQDEAWHNPSSPYRTGAQAKIRLEAAREKFAILLGDEAERYVFTSGATEAANAVIAWWAKTLPADAVIAVNPTEHPCVLEPLKNHFGNRIKWLKLNSEGIVDFNDLRVCNLLSDKLDRSAGVLGAEIASRPGKVAAVVVMAANNETGVLQPWNEIAVACAEAGVAYLCDASQWLGKLPAGGVGGTGFVIAAGHKFGGPKGVGLLKLAPQSEGLRAQLGGGQERGQRGGTEDFPGIAAMGAALADAEQKKVFLETERLTWREEFEREVAAMVPGVRVVAAGADRLWNTVSLVMPFADNTRWVTRLDKRGFQVSTGSACATGKGGPSHVLAAMGFDAETAKRVVRVSSGWETTREDWQALATAFGAVAGELR from the coding sequence ATGCCTTACTTCGATCACAATGCCACAACGCCGCTGGCAGCGGTTGCCCGCGAGACGTGGCTGCGTGCGCAGGACGAGGCTTGGCATAATCCGTCGAGTCCGTATCGCACGGGAGCGCAGGCGAAGATACGGCTGGAGGCGGCGAGGGAGAAGTTTGCGATTTTGCTGGGCGATGAAGCAGAGCGTTATGTGTTCACGTCGGGCGCGACCGAGGCGGCGAATGCGGTGATCGCGTGGTGGGCGAAAACCTTGCCCGCCGATGCGGTGATCGCGGTGAACCCGACCGAGCATCCGTGTGTGCTGGAGCCGTTAAAGAACCATTTTGGAAACCGTATCAAGTGGCTGAAGTTGAATTCGGAAGGCATTGTTGATTTCAATGATCTGAGGGTTTGTAACTTATTAAGTGACAAACTGGATCGTTCTGCGGGTGTTCTGGGCGCGGAGATTGCGAGTAGACCGGGCAAAGTGGCGGCGGTGGTGGTGATGGCGGCGAATAATGAGACGGGGGTGTTGCAGCCTTGGAATGAGATCGCTGTAGCGTGCGCGGAGGCAGGGGTGGCGTATCTCTGCGACGCGTCGCAATGGCTCGGAAAGCTTCCGGCGGGCGGGGTCGGTGGCACCGGATTTGTCATCGCGGCGGGGCATAAATTTGGCGGTCCGAAGGGAGTCGGCTTGCTCAAGCTCGCTCCTCAAAGCGAGGGATTGCGCGCGCAGCTTGGCGGTGGTCAGGAACGCGGGCAGCGCGGGGGCACGGAGGATTTTCCGGGGATCGCGGCGATGGGTGCGGCGCTCGCGGATGCCGAACAGAAGAAGGTTTTCTTAGAGACCGAACGCCTGACGTGGCGCGAAGAGTTTGAGCGCGAAGTTGCTGCGATGGTGCCGGGTGTGCGCGTGGTCGCGGCGGGTGCCGACCGGCTGTGGAATACGGTGTCGCTGGTGATGCCGTTTGCGGATAACACGCGGTGGGTCACGCGGCTCGATAAACGCGGGTTTCAGGTGTCCACAGGCTCGGCGTGCGCGACGGGGAAGGGCGGGCCTTCGCATGTGCTCGCGGCGATGGGCTTCGATGCGGAGACGGCGAAGCGCGTGGTGCGCGTGAGCTCCGGCTGGGAGACCACGCGCGAGGACTGGCAGGCTCTGGCCACCGCATTCGGTGCGGTGGCCGGTGAGTTGCGCTGA
- the kdpA gene encoding potassium-transporting ATPase subunit KdpA yields MTASDFAYLALFLLSLLAVTPLLGRWLAGVLEGTPPRFLRWLLPVERVIYRLGGIDARADMTWKHYAGALIIFNVLGFVTVFALQLLQARLPLNPADFSAVPLGVAVNTAVSFMTNTNWQAYSGEASLGYLTQMAGLGVQNFLSAATGLAVMAVLARGLTRKSTRGLGNVWADLVRTTLYVLVPLSFLLAVVLVSQGVVMSFSGYTTATTLEGAQQIIPSGPAASQIAIKQLGTNGGGFFGLNSAHPFENPTPLSNFLQTLAILALPAGCVYAFGRLTGARRHAWVLFGVMTAFLIGALSLSLWSEYSSPGSASLALEGKEVRFGITPSLLWANATTVASNGSVNAMHSSLSPLAGGIALFNMLLGEIIFGGIGSGLYGMVMIVILTVFLAGLMVGRTPEYLGKKIESFEVKMAAIAVLVPCLAVLVGCAASFATEAGRTAVGNGGPHALTEILYAWGSMANNNGSAFGSLTATGNLYTYGGALAMLIGRFAVLIPVIALAGSLAAKKTTPPSDGTFPTDGSLFAALLIGVIVIVAALTYFPALTLGPVLEHLLLTSGRTF; encoded by the coding sequence ATGACCGCATCCGACTTCGCGTATCTCGCGCTCTTCCTGCTCTCGCTCCTCGCCGTGACGCCGCTCCTCGGCCGCTGGCTCGCCGGCGTCCTCGAAGGCACACCGCCAAGATTTCTCCGCTGGCTGCTCCCCGTCGAGCGCGTGATCTACCGCCTTGGCGGCATCGACGCCCGCGCCGACATGACCTGGAAACACTACGCCGGCGCACTCATCATCTTCAACGTGCTGGGCTTCGTCACCGTGTTCGCGCTCCAACTCCTCCAAGCCCGCCTGCCGCTCAACCCCGCCGACTTCTCGGCCGTCCCGCTCGGTGTCGCCGTCAACACCGCTGTGTCGTTCATGACGAACACCAACTGGCAGGCCTATTCCGGTGAAGCCTCTCTCGGCTATCTCACGCAGATGGCCGGCCTCGGCGTGCAAAACTTCCTCAGCGCCGCCACCGGCCTCGCCGTCATGGCCGTCCTCGCCCGCGGTCTCACCCGCAAATCTACCCGAGGCCTCGGCAACGTCTGGGCCGATCTCGTTCGCACCACGCTCTACGTGCTCGTGCCCCTCAGCTTCCTCCTCGCCGTCGTCCTCGTTTCACAGGGCGTCGTCATGTCGTTCTCCGGCTACACCACCGCCACGACCCTCGAAGGCGCGCAGCAGATCATCCCGTCCGGCCCCGCCGCCTCACAGATCGCCATCAAACAACTCGGCACCAACGGCGGTGGTTTCTTCGGGCTCAACTCCGCCCACCCCTTCGAAAACCCCACACCGCTCTCCAACTTTCTCCAAACCCTCGCCATCCTCGCCCTGCCCGCCGGCTGCGTTTACGCCTTCGGCCGCCTCACCGGCGCACGCCGTCACGCCTGGGTGCTCTTCGGCGTGATGACCGCTTTCTTAATCGGCGCGCTCAGTCTGTCATTGTGGAGTGAATACAGCTCGCCCGGGTCCGCTTCTCTCGCGCTGGAGGGCAAGGAAGTGCGCTTCGGCATCACGCCGTCGTTGCTCTGGGCCAACGCCACGACCGTCGCCTCCAACGGCTCCGTCAACGCCATGCACTCGTCCCTCTCTCCGCTGGCGGGCGGCATCGCGCTCTTCAACATGCTGCTCGGAGAAATCATCTTCGGCGGCATCGGCTCAGGCCTCTACGGCATGGTCATGATCGTGATCCTCACCGTGTTCCTCGCCGGACTCATGGTCGGTCGCACCCCCGAATACCTCGGCAAAAAAATCGAGTCCTTCGAGGTCAAGATGGCTGCGATCGCCGTCCTCGTGCCGTGTCTCGCCGTGCTCGTCGGTTGCGCCGCGTCGTTCGCCACCGAGGCCGGACGCACCGCCGTGGGCAACGGCGGACCGCACGCCCTCACCGAAATCCTCTACGCCTGGGGTTCGATGGCCAACAACAACGGCTCCGCCTTCGGTAGCCTCACCGCGACCGGTAATCTCTACACTTACGGCGGTGCGCTCGCCATGCTCATCGGCCGTTTCGCCGTCCTCATCCCCGTCATTGCGCTCGCCGGCAGTCTCGCCGCCAAAAAAACCACGCCACCGTCCGACGGCACGTTCCCCACCGACGGCAGCCTCTTCGCCGCCCTCCTCATCGGCGTCATCGTGATCGTCGCCGCCCTCACCTACTTCCCCGCGCTCACCCTCGGCCCCGTCCTCGAACACCTCCTCCTCACCTCTGGCCGCACATTCTAA
- the kdpB gene encoding potassium-transporting ATPase subunit KdpB produces the protein MKSNSSTWNSALFTRAVLDSFRKLDPRVLRRNTVMFITALGALLVTIVAIHDALAGALSGFTVQITLWLWFTVLFANFSEAIAEGRGKAQADTLKRLRTKTTARRLIGNREESVSAADLRKGDIVVCETGDTIPADGEVTEGIASVDESAITGESAPVIRESGGDRSAVTGGTRVLSDRIVVRVSVEPGGGFIDRMIGLVEGASRQRTPNEISLGILLVALTAVFLVVVATLPFFARFSEQLAGQPGAVSDSIPVLVSLLVCLIPTTIGGLLSAIGISGIDRLTRRNVIATSGRAVEAAGDIDVLLLDKTGTITLGNRQAVEFIPAPGFTAADTAAAARLASLADETPEGRSIVVLAKESFNLRQPEPATAQAVFVPFTAQTRMSGVDLPGGRSLRKGAADNVRAWIESQHGTWPAEVTASVDRVARAGGTPLVVSDGPQVLGVVYLKDVVKGGIKERFAELRRMGIRTIMITGDNPLTAAAIAAEAGVDDFLAQATPEMKLARIREEQAGGRLVAMTGDGTNDAPALAQADVGVAMNTGTQAAREAGNMVDLDSNPTKLIEIVSIGKQLLMTRGALTTFSIANDVAKYFAIIPALFAGLYAVSGGATGPLSILNFMGLHSAESAILSAVIFNALIIIALVPLALRGVRYRAGSTRSLLARNLLIYGVGGVIAPFIGIKLIDVALVTLHLA, from the coding sequence ATGAAATCAAATTCCTCCACCTGGAATTCAGCTCTTTTCACCCGCGCCGTGCTCGACTCGTTTCGTAAGCTCGACCCGCGCGTCCTGCGTCGCAATACGGTCATGTTCATCACCGCCCTCGGTGCGCTGTTGGTCACAATTGTCGCCATCCACGACGCGCTCGCCGGCGCACTTTCCGGTTTCACCGTGCAGATCACGTTGTGGCTGTGGTTCACCGTCCTCTTCGCCAATTTTTCCGAGGCCATCGCCGAGGGGCGCGGCAAGGCCCAGGCCGACACCCTTAAACGCCTTCGCACCAAAACCACCGCACGCCGCCTGATCGGCAACCGCGAAGAATCCGTCTCCGCCGCCGACCTGCGCAAGGGCGACATCGTCGTCTGCGAAACCGGCGACACCATTCCCGCCGACGGCGAGGTCACCGAGGGTATCGCCAGCGTGGACGAGTCCGCCATCACCGGCGAATCCGCCCCCGTTATCCGCGAGAGCGGTGGCGACCGCAGTGCCGTCACCGGTGGAACGCGCGTCTTGAGTGATCGCATCGTGGTCCGCGTCTCCGTCGAACCCGGCGGTGGTTTTATCGACCGCATGATCGGCCTCGTCGAAGGTGCCTCGCGCCAGCGCACACCCAACGAGATTTCCCTCGGCATCCTCCTGGTTGCGCTCACCGCCGTCTTCCTCGTGGTCGTCGCCACGCTGCCTTTCTTCGCGCGTTTCTCCGAACAACTCGCCGGACAACCGGGCGCCGTCAGCGATTCGATTCCCGTGCTCGTCTCGCTGCTCGTGTGCCTCATTCCCACGACCATCGGCGGCCTGCTCAGCGCCATCGGCATCAGTGGCATCGACCGCCTCACCCGTCGCAATGTCATCGCCACGTCCGGCCGCGCCGTCGAAGCCGCTGGCGACATCGACGTCCTCCTGCTCGACAAGACCGGCACCATCACCCTCGGCAACCGCCAGGCCGTCGAGTTCATTCCCGCGCCCGGCTTCACTGCCGCCGACACCGCCGCCGCCGCCCGTCTCGCCTCCCTCGCCGACGAAACGCCCGAGGGCCGCAGCATCGTCGTCCTCGCCAAGGAGTCGTTCAACTTGCGCCAGCCCGAGCCCGCCACTGCCCAAGCCGTATTCGTTCCCTTCACCGCGCAAACCCGCATGAGCGGCGTAGACCTGCCGGGTGGCCGCTCCCTCCGCAAAGGCGCCGCCGACAACGTCCGCGCCTGGATCGAATCCCAGCACGGCACGTGGCCCGCCGAAGTCACCGCCTCGGTTGATCGCGTCGCCCGCGCCGGCGGCACACCACTCGTTGTCTCCGACGGCCCGCAGGTCCTCGGCGTCGTTTACTTAAAAGACGTCGTCAAAGGCGGCATCAAAGAGCGTTTCGCCGAGCTGCGCCGCATGGGCATCCGCACCATCATGATCACGGGCGACAACCCGCTCACCGCCGCGGCCATCGCCGCCGAGGCCGGTGTGGACGACTTCCTCGCGCAAGCCACGCCCGAGATGAAGCTCGCGCGCATCCGCGAAGAACAGGCCGGCGGCCGCCTCGTCGCCATGACCGGTGACGGCACCAACGACGCCCCCGCGCTCGCCCAGGCTGATGTCGGCGTCGCCATGAACACCGGCACGCAAGCCGCCCGCGAGGCCGGCAACATGGTCGATCTGGACAGTAATCCCACGAAGCTCATCGAGATCGTTTCCATCGGCAAACAACTGCTCATGACCCGCGGCGCGCTCACCACGTTCTCCATCGCCAACGACGTCGCCAAATACTTCGCGATCATCCCCGCACTCTTCGCCGGTCTCTACGCCGTCTCCGGCGGCGCCACCGGCCCGCTCTCGATCTTGAACTTCATGGGCCTGCACTCCGCCGAGAGCGCGATCCTCAGCGCGGTGATTTTCAACGCCCTGATCATCATCGCCCTCGTGCCCCTCGCCCTCCGCGGCGTGCGTTACCGTGCGGGTTCCACCCGGTCCCTGCTCGCCCGCAATCTCCTCATCTACGGCGTCGGCGGCGTGATCGCCCCGTTCATCGGCATCAAGCTCATCGATGTCGCCCTCGTCACATTGCACCTCGCCTAA
- the kdpC gene encoding K(+)-transporting ATPase subunit C, producing the protein MKTLLQSLRLFLVLTVLTGVVYPLAVWAVGRLSFHDAAEGSLLTRDGRVVGSALLAQKFTSNRYFTSRPSAGDFATVASGASNLAWTSAKLRDRLAAAPAGQPADLATTSGSGLDPHLSPEAVAVQLDRVATARHLDAARRAQLNELVARHTEGGQLTPQRVNILQLNLALDAAFPSTP; encoded by the coding sequence ATGAAAACTCTCCTTCAATCCCTGCGCCTCTTCCTCGTTCTCACCGTTCTGACCGGTGTCGTTTACCCCCTGGCCGTCTGGGCCGTCGGCCGCCTCTCCTTCCACGATGCCGCCGAGGGTTCGCTCCTCACGCGTGACGGCCGGGTCGTCGGCTCCGCGCTTCTCGCGCAAAAGTTCACCAGCAACCGTTACTTCACCTCGCGCCCGTCGGCCGGCGATTTTGCCACCGTCGCCTCCGGTGCCAGCAACCTCGCGTGGACCAGCGCCAAGCTCCGCGACCGCCTCGCCGCCGCGCCCGCCGGACAACCCGCCGACCTCGCCACCACCAGCGGCAGCGGACTCGATCCGCACCTCTCGCCCGAAGCCGTCGCCGTGCAACTCGACCGCGTCGCCACCGCCCGCCACCTCGATGCCGCCCGTCGCGCCCAACTCAACGAACTGGTTGCCCGCCACACCGAAGGCGGTCAGCTTACCCCCCAGCGCGTGAACATCCTCCAGCTCAACCTCGCCCTCGACGCCGCCTTCCCGTCCACGCCTTGA